One stretch of Pradoshia sp. D12 DNA includes these proteins:
- the folK gene encoding 2-amino-4-hydroxy-6-hydroxymethyldihydropteridine diphosphokinase: MMNKVYIGLGTNVGDRESNLKDAISELAAVPEIEIISLSSIYETNPVGYLEQGKFLNMVVCINTTFDAQTLLVTCMKIEQNLGRKREIRWGPRTIDLDILLYNQENIVTKNLIVPHPRMLDRAFVVIPLVEIDKDIILPNMEKPIREIMDDIPEKEGVRIWKRKNGEGVLGHLES; this comes from the coding sequence ATGATGAATAAAGTTTATATTGGATTAGGTACAAATGTAGGGGATAGAGAATCGAATTTAAAGGATGCCATAAGCGAATTGGCAGCAGTACCTGAAATTGAGATTATATCTTTATCATCTATATATGAGACAAATCCAGTAGGCTATTTAGAACAAGGTAAATTTTTGAATATGGTTGTTTGTATAAACACAACTTTCGATGCACAAACACTATTGGTTACCTGCATGAAGATAGAACAAAATCTTGGCAGAAAAAGGGAAATTAGGTGGGGTCCGCGAACAATAGACCTTGACATTTTGTTATATAATCAAGAAAATATTGTAACGAAAAACCTAATTGTCCCTCATCCGCGGATGCTTGATAGGGCCTTTGTGGTTATCCCGCTCGTGGAGATAGATAAGGACATCATTCTGCCTAATATGGAAAAACCTATAAGGGAAATCATGGATGATATCCCCGAAAAAGAAGGGGTTCGGATATGGAAGCGGAAAAATGGGGAAGGCGTATTAGGGCATTTAGAAAGCTGA
- a CDS encoding peptidyl-prolyl cis-trans isomerase, translating to MSSKQCWSIIAGLILLNIVTVLYFTVGENSMKEDATEIVAAVGDEEISRPDWLAELERIHGKDVLTTMVNEEVILQLAAKHQLTVSEDEMKVEAVLRQALYGFTGNSPAHISDKEHKKKLEVSILLEKLLTKDAVITDKEVESYYKSNESLLKFTDLYRLSHIVLSEKAKANAIIKELKAGTDFAAMAIERSEDKYTANNGGELGYISLDSESVPEEYKETAASLKPGEWSQPIKIKDGYAILYLRDQIGKSELSFGKIKSNLKRKTAMEQMNIPVSADMLWEQYDVDWIYGK from the coding sequence TTGTCAAGTAAGCAATGTTGGTCCATTATCGCCGGTTTAATTCTATTGAATATTGTGACTGTCCTTTACTTTACGGTGGGGGAAAATTCAATGAAGGAAGATGCAACGGAAATTGTTGCTGCAGTAGGGGATGAAGAGATTAGCCGTCCAGACTGGCTCGCTGAATTGGAAAGGATACATGGCAAAGATGTATTAACTACAATGGTAAATGAAGAAGTTATTCTTCAATTGGCGGCTAAGCATCAGCTGACTGTTTCTGAGGATGAGATGAAAGTGGAGGCTGTTCTTCGGCAAGCGTTATATGGTTTTACTGGAAATTCACCCGCTCATATAAGTGATAAGGAGCACAAAAAGAAACTTGAAGTTTCAATTCTGCTTGAGAAGTTGTTGACAAAGGATGCCGTTATAACAGACAAGGAAGTTGAGTCTTACTATAAAAGTAATGAAAGCTTATTAAAGTTCACTGATCTCTATCGTCTATCCCATATCGTACTTAGTGAAAAGGCAAAAGCAAATGCGATTATTAAGGAATTGAAGGCGGGAACTGATTTTGCTGCAATGGCAATAGAGCGCTCGGAAGATAAATATACGGCCAATAATGGTGGAGAATTAGGGTATATATCTTTAGATTCCGAGTCTGTCCCTGAAGAATATAAAGAAACTGCGGCTTCATTAAAACCAGGGGAATGGAGTCAGCCAATTAAGATCAAGGATGGATATGCGATACTCTATTTGCGTGATCAGATTGGTAAATCCGAACTATCCTTTGGAAAAATAAAATCTAATCTTAAAAGAAAGACTGCAATGGAACAAATGAATATACCTGTATCTGCAGATATGCTTTGGGAACAGTATGATGTGGATTGGATTTATGGAAAATAG
- the ftsH gene encoding ATP-dependent zinc metalloprotease FtsH: protein MNRIFRNTIFYLLIFVAIIGVVSVFNQNSEPTKHISNNEFIESLEKGEVKSADLQVERGVYSVKGQLKDAKENEYYLTYILAEQAEEVTDLIDEQGVKSTVAPAKETSVWVTFLTSIIPFVIILLLFFFLMNSAQGGGNKVMSFGKSKAKLYSEEKKKVRFKDVAGADEEKQELVEVVEFLKDPRKFAELGARIPKGVLLVGPPGTGKTLLARAVAGEAGVPFFSISGSDFVEMFVGVGASRVRDLFENAKKNAPCIIFIDEIDAVGRQRGAGLGGGHDEREQTLNQLLVEMDGFGANEGIIIIAATNRPDILDPALLRPGRFDRQITVDRPDLIGREAVLRVHAQNKPLDENVDLKAIAMRTPGFSGADLENLLNEAALVAARQDKKKVDMSDIDEATDRVIAGPAKKSRVISKKERNIVAFHESGHTVIGLVLDEADMVHKVTIVPRGQAGGYAVMLPREDRYFMTKPELFDKITGLLGGRVAEEIVFGEVSTGAHNDFQRATSIARKMVTEYGMSDKLGPMQFGQASGGQVFLGRDINSEQNYSDKIAYEIDIEIQNIIKTCYERARKILTENRSKLDLIANTLLEIETLDAEQIRHLADYGKLPERKVASDVTVNVSAKKEILSEDLSKDDTISEQREDDQTPPTPPDMETNDPNKL, encoded by the coding sequence ATGAACCGTATTTTTAGAAATACCATATTCTATTTACTTATTTTTGTGGCGATTATCGGAGTAGTAAGTGTGTTTAACCAAAATTCCGAGCCAACTAAACATATTTCTAATAATGAGTTTATTGAAAGCCTTGAAAAAGGTGAGGTTAAATCCGCTGATTTACAGGTGGAACGCGGAGTATATTCTGTTAAGGGTCAATTAAAGGATGCTAAGGAAAATGAGTATTATTTAACATATATCCTTGCAGAACAGGCTGAAGAGGTTACTGACTTAATTGATGAACAGGGTGTAAAATCTACAGTTGCTCCAGCAAAAGAAACAAGTGTATGGGTAACATTCTTAACTTCAATTATTCCGTTCGTCATTATTTTGCTATTGTTCTTCTTCTTGATGAATAGTGCGCAAGGTGGCGGAAACAAAGTAATGAGCTTTGGTAAAAGTAAAGCTAAGCTTTACAGTGAAGAAAAGAAAAAAGTGCGCTTCAAAGATGTAGCAGGTGCTGATGAGGAAAAGCAAGAACTGGTTGAAGTTGTTGAGTTCTTGAAGGACCCTCGTAAATTTGCTGAATTAGGTGCGAGAATTCCAAAAGGTGTACTTTTAGTAGGACCTCCGGGAACAGGGAAAACCTTGCTTGCAAGAGCAGTAGCTGGTGAAGCAGGTGTACCTTTCTTCTCTATCAGTGGTTCAGACTTTGTTGAGATGTTCGTGGGTGTGGGTGCTTCCCGTGTGCGTGACCTTTTTGAAAATGCGAAGAAGAATGCACCATGTATTATTTTTATCGATGAAATCGATGCAGTTGGACGTCAGCGTGGAGCTGGCCTTGGCGGGGGACACGATGAACGTGAACAAACCCTGAACCAATTGCTTGTTGAAATGGATGGTTTCGGAGCAAATGAAGGTATCATTATCATTGCTGCTACAAACCGACCTGATATTCTTGACCCGGCTCTTTTACGTCCAGGCCGCTTTGACCGACAAATTACGGTTGACCGTCCTGACTTAATTGGAAGGGAAGCTGTACTTCGTGTACATGCACAAAACAAACCGCTTGATGAAAATGTGGATCTTAAAGCAATTGCGATGAGAACCCCAGGTTTCTCCGGTGCTGATTTAGAAAATCTCTTGAATGAAGCTGCTTTGGTAGCTGCAAGACAAGATAAGAAAAAAGTAGATATGAGCGACATTGATGAAGCAACGGATCGTGTGATTGCCGGTCCTGCTAAAAAAAGCCGTGTCATTTCTAAGAAAGAAAGAAATATTGTTGCCTTCCATGAATCCGGACATACGGTTATCGGGTTGGTACTTGACGAAGCAGATATGGTCCATAAGGTAACAATTGTTCCGCGTGGCCAGGCAGGTGGTTATGCTGTAATGCTTCCGCGTGAAGATCGTTACTTTATGACTAAGCCTGAACTGTTCGATAAGATTACCGGATTATTGGGCGGACGTGTTGCTGAAGAAATTGTCTTTGGTGAAGTGAGTACAGGAGCTCATAATGACTTCCAACGTGCTACAAGTATTGCCCGCAAAATGGTAACTGAATATGGAATGAGTGATAAACTCGGACCGATGCAATTTGGCCAGGCTTCAGGAGGCCAAGTATTCTTAGGTCGCGATATTAATAGTGAGCAAAACTATTCTGATAAGATTGCTTATGAAATTGATATCGAAATCCAAAATATCATCAAAACTTGCTATGAACGTGCAAGAAAAATTCTTACTGAAAACCGCAGTAAGTTAGACTTAATTGCTAATACATTACTTGAGATTGAAACGTTAGATGCTGAACAAATTCGCCACTTAGCGGATTATGGTAAGTTGCCTGAGCGTAAGGTAGCGAGCGATGTTACAGTGAATGTATCAGCTAAAAAGGAAATTCTGTCTGAGGATCTATCCAAAGACGATACAATATCCGAGCAAAGAGAAGATGATCAAACTCCTCCTACACCACCGGATATGGAAACAAACGATCCTAATAAATTGTAA
- a CDS encoding helix-turn-helix domain-containing protein, producing the protein MEAEKWGRRIRAFRKLKGFTQEEFARELSVSVSMLGEVERGNRIPSERFLQDIANQLDITVEELKPLVK; encoded by the coding sequence ATGGAAGCGGAAAAATGGGGAAGGCGTATTAGGGCATTTAGAAAGCTGAAAGGTTTTACTCAAGAGGAATTTGCAAGGGAGTTATCTGTCTCTGTCTCAATGCTTGGCGAGGTAGAAAGAGGCAACCGAATACCCTCTGAGCGCTTTTTGCAGGATATTGCAAATCAGTTGGACATTACAGTGGAGGAACTAAAACCTCTCGTTAAATAG
- the dusB gene encoding tRNA dihydrouridine synthase DusB, producing MLKIGNVEMKNPVVLAPMAGVCNSAFRLTVKEFGVGLVCAEMVSDRGIIYGNEKTLNMLYIDEREKPLSLQIFGGEKESLVQAAQFVDKNTNADIIDINMGCPVNKIIKCEAGARWLLNPDKIYEMVSAVVDKVDKPVTVKMRIGWDDKHIFVEENARAVERAGGSAISVHGRTRVQMYEGTANWDYIRMAKEAVNIPVIGNGDVQTPQDAKRMLEETGCDGVMIGRAALGNPWMMYQTVKYLENGFLLPEPSVREKIDVCVLHLDRLIALKDEFIAVREMRKHAAWYLKGIKGSGRIRNEINECNTREQLVGLLYNMVEDIELHEAVRAV from the coding sequence TTGTTGAAGATTGGCAATGTCGAAATGAAGAATCCGGTTGTACTTGCACCTATGGCCGGAGTTTGTAACTCAGCATTTCGTTTAACAGTTAAGGAATTTGGGGTAGGGCTTGTTTGTGCAGAAATGGTTAGTGATAGGGGAATAATTTATGGAAATGAAAAAACCCTCAACATGCTCTATATTGATGAACGAGAAAAGCCATTGAGCCTTCAAATTTTTGGTGGAGAAAAAGAATCGCTTGTTCAGGCTGCTCAGTTTGTGGATAAGAACACCAATGCAGATATAATTGATATTAATATGGGCTGTCCTGTTAACAAGATTATTAAATGTGAAGCGGGAGCCAGATGGTTACTAAATCCGGATAAGATTTATGAGATGGTTTCAGCTGTAGTTGATAAAGTAGATAAACCGGTTACGGTTAAAATGAGAATTGGCTGGGATGACAAGCATATATTTGTTGAAGAGAATGCAAGGGCAGTTGAAAGAGCGGGCGGAAGTGCGATATCTGTCCATGGACGTACTCGGGTTCAAATGTATGAAGGAACGGCAAACTGGGATTATATCCGTATGGCAAAAGAAGCTGTCAATATACCGGTTATTGGAAATGGGGATGTACAGACTCCGCAGGATGCCAAGAGGATGCTTGAAGAAACTGGCTGTGATGGAGTCATGATCGGTCGTGCTGCACTCGGGAATCCGTGGATGATGTACCAAACCGTTAAGTATTTAGAAAATGGGTTCCTTTTGCCGGAGCCATCTGTTCGTGAAAAAATCGATGTTTGCGTCCTGCATCTTGACCGCCTTATTGCATTGAAGGATGAGTTTATCGCTGTGCGTGAGATGAGAAAACACGCAGCTTGGTATTTGAAAGGTATTAAAGGAAGCGGTAGAATCAGAAATGAGATAAATGAGTGCAACACACGTGAACAATTGGTAGGGCTGCTTTATAATATGGTGGAAGATATTGAACTCCATGAAGCCGTTCGTGCAGTTTGA
- the hpt gene encoding hypoxanthine phosphoribosyltransferase, whose amino-acid sequence MTIHNDIEKILISEEEIQGKIKELGALLTEEYEDLNPLVIGVLKGAMPFMNDLLKHVDSYLEMDFMDVSSYGTSTVSSGEVKIIKDLNTSVEGRDLLIIEDIIDSGLTLSYLVDLFKYRKAKSIKLVTLLDKPSGRKADIHADYACFNVPDEFVVGYGLDYMEKYRNIPYIGVLKREVYETAK is encoded by the coding sequence ATGACGATTCATAATGATATTGAGAAAATTTTGATTTCAGAAGAAGAAATCCAAGGCAAAATTAAAGAACTCGGGGCTTTGCTTACAGAGGAATACGAGGATCTTAATCCATTAGTGATAGGTGTGCTGAAAGGTGCAATGCCTTTTATGAACGATTTATTAAAGCATGTAGACAGCTATTTGGAAATGGATTTCATGGATGTTTCCAGCTATGGTACTTCTACGGTTTCAAGCGGTGAAGTTAAAATCATTAAAGATTTAAACACATCTGTAGAAGGCAGAGATTTGCTGATTATTGAAGATATCATAGACAGCGGTCTTACCCTCTCTTATTTAGTGGATTTATTTAAATACAGAAAAGCTAAATCCATCAAGCTTGTCACATTATTGGATAAGCCATCCGGAAGAAAAGCGGATATACATGCGGATTACGCTTGCTTTAATGTACCTGACGAATTTGTTGTCGGATACGGGCTTGACTACATGGAAAAATACAGAAACATTCCATACATTGGCGTGTTAAAAAGGGAAGTTTACGAAACTGCCAAATAG
- the cysK gene encoding cysteine synthase A encodes MGKIANNISELIGNTPVVKLNKIVEDGSAEVYLKLEYMNPGSSVKDRIALAMIEDAEEKGLLKPGTTIVEPTSGNTGIGLAWVAAAKGYKAILVMPDTMSMERRNLLKAYGAQLILTPGKDGMKGAIAKAEELVNEHGYFMPQQFKNEANPEVHRKTTGKEIVEQMGDQLDAFISGIGTGGTITGAGEVLREKYKDIKIIAVEPADSPILSGGTPGPHKIQGIGAGFIPDTLNTNIYDEIIKVENEQAFEQARKAAKEEGILGGISAGAAIFAALEVAKKLGAGKKVLAIIPDNGERYLSTPLYNFED; translated from the coding sequence TTGGGTAAAATAGCAAATAATATTTCTGAATTAATAGGTAATACACCTGTTGTTAAATTAAATAAGATTGTAGAAGATGGATCTGCAGAGGTTTATTTGAAATTGGAATATATGAATCCGGGAAGCAGTGTTAAGGATCGTATCGCACTTGCCATGATTGAAGATGCCGAGGAAAAAGGTCTTCTAAAGCCGGGTACAACGATAGTTGAACCAACAAGCGGTAATACAGGCATTGGGTTGGCATGGGTTGCAGCAGCAAAAGGGTATAAAGCTATATTGGTAATGCCGGATACAATGAGTATGGAACGCCGTAACTTATTGAAGGCATATGGAGCCCAACTTATTCTTACTCCTGGTAAAGATGGAATGAAAGGTGCAATTGCTAAGGCGGAGGAACTTGTTAATGAACATGGGTACTTTATGCCGCAGCAGTTTAAAAATGAGGCCAATCCAGAAGTCCATAGAAAAACAACCGGTAAAGAAATTGTAGAACAAATGGGCGATCAATTGGATGCCTTTATATCCGGTATAGGTACAGGCGGAACTATTACGGGTGCTGGAGAAGTGCTGCGTGAGAAATACAAAGATATTAAAATTATTGCAGTTGAACCAGCGGATTCACCGATTCTATCAGGCGGTACTCCAGGGCCTCACAAAATTCAGGGGATTGGTGCAGGCTTTATACCTGATACATTAAATACAAATATTTATGATGAAATTATAAAAGTTGAAAATGAACAAGCCTTTGAACAAGCAAGAAAAGCTGCTAAAGAAGAGGGTATTCTTGGTGGTATTTCTGCAGGGGCAGCTATTTTTGCAGCATTGGAAGTTGCCAAAAAACTTGGTGCCGGCAAAAAAGTTCTAGCAATCATCCCGGATAATGGTGAAAGATATTTAAGTACACCATTATATAACTTTGAAGATTAA
- the hslO gene encoding Hsp33 family molecular chaperone HslO: MNDYLVKALAFDGQVRAYAVSSTQTIAEAQRRQDSWRTASAALGRAMTAAVMMGAMQKGEAKITIKIEGDGPIGPVIIDSNAKGEVRGYLTNPHVDFESNEHGKLDVRRAIGTNGTLTVVKDIGLRDNFSGQVPLISGELGEDFTYYFVASEQTPSSVGVGVLVNPDDSILAAGGFIIQLMPGTEEEVIEKIEKALGSIPPISKMIQDGLTPEEVLNKVLGETNVKILEKMPISFQCQCSKDRIANALISLGKEELEDMIETDGQAETQCHFCNEKYIFTKEELQELKDTAK, encoded by the coding sequence ATGAACGATTATTTAGTTAAAGCACTAGCATTTGATGGACAAGTAAGGGCGTATGCAGTCTCAAGTACGCAAACTATTGCAGAGGCACAAAGAAGACAGGATTCTTGGCGTACAGCATCTGCTGCGTTGGGAAGAGCAATGACAGCGGCTGTAATGATGGGAGCCATGCAAAAAGGCGAAGCAAAGATTACTATTAAAATTGAGGGTGATGGTCCGATTGGTCCGGTTATCATTGATAGTAATGCAAAGGGTGAGGTTAGGGGATATCTGACAAACCCTCATGTTGATTTTGAGTCTAATGAACATGGAAAACTTGATGTAAGACGTGCTATTGGTACAAATGGTACGTTAACTGTTGTTAAAGATATTGGATTAAGAGATAATTTCTCTGGCCAAGTTCCTTTAATTTCAGGCGAGCTTGGTGAAGACTTTACTTATTATTTTGTTGCCTCTGAGCAAACTCCTTCATCTGTAGGAGTCGGTGTTTTGGTTAATCCGGATGACTCGATTCTTGCTGCGGGTGGATTTATTATCCAGCTAATGCCCGGCACGGAAGAAGAGGTTATAGAAAAAATAGAGAAAGCTCTAGGATCAATTCCGCCTATATCCAAAATGATTCAGGATGGTTTAACTCCGGAAGAAGTACTTAATAAAGTATTGGGAGAAACAAACGTAAAAATATTAGAAAAAATGCCAATATCGTTCCAGTGTCAATGTTCCAAGGATAGGATAGCAAATGCTTTAATCAGTCTTGGAAAAGAAGAATTAGAAGATATGATCGAGACAGATGGTCAGGCTGAAACCCAATGTCATTTCTGTAATGAAAAATATATATTTACCAAAGAGGAGCTTCAGGAGCTAAAAGACACAGCTAAGTAA
- the folB gene encoding dihydroneopterin aldolase, with translation MDKIILENMEFYGYHGVYEEENKLGQRYRVSAELYMDLQVAGETDDLNKSVNYAEIYTLCKAIVEGKPYNLIEAVAEKISAEILGTYSIIHSCKIKVVKPDPPIPGHYDFVAVEIIREQEQHDE, from the coding sequence ATGGATAAAATAATTCTTGAAAATATGGAATTTTATGGATACCATGGTGTTTATGAAGAAGAAAATAAGCTTGGACAGCGTTATAGAGTAAGTGCAGAATTGTATATGGATCTGCAAGTCGCCGGAGAAACAGATGATCTGAATAAATCGGTTAATTATGCTGAAATATACACTTTATGTAAGGCTATTGTGGAAGGAAAGCCATATAATCTAATCGAAGCAGTGGCAGAAAAGATATCAGCAGAAATTTTAGGCACATATTCAATTATTCATTCATGCAAAATCAAGGTTGTGAAACCAGACCCACCGATACCGGGTCACTACGATTTTGTTGCAGTTGAGATTATAAGGGAGCAAGAGCAGCATGATGAATAA
- a CDS encoding type III pantothenate kinase codes for MLLVMDVGNTNISIGVYRDDDLCFHWRIGTNRGKTEDEYGMIFNQLLSHVGLTFHDVKGMILSSVVPPIMSSLERMCTKYFQLRPLVVGPGVKTGLNIKYDNPKEVGADRIVNAVAAIHDYGAPIIIVDFGTATTYCYVNEHSQYLGGVIAPGIEISTEALYSKAAKLPRIEIVRPANIIGKNTVNAMQSGVLYGFIGQVEGIVTRIKKQSKQNPMVIATGGRASMIANETSIIDVVDPYLTLKGLQIIYSKNIQQ; via the coding sequence ATGTTATTGGTGATGGATGTGGGGAATACGAATATTTCGATTGGTGTTTATAGGGATGATGATCTTTGTTTTCATTGGAGAATTGGTACGAATCGGGGAAAAACTGAAGATGAATACGGAATGATATTTAATCAGTTGTTGAGTCATGTTGGGTTAACCTTCCATGATGTAAAAGGAATGATTCTTTCCTCTGTTGTGCCTCCCATAATGTCTTCACTTGAAAGAATGTGTACAAAATACTTTCAACTGAGGCCTTTGGTTGTTGGGCCTGGTGTTAAAACGGGATTAAATATAAAATATGATAATCCTAAAGAAGTTGGGGCAGATCGAATCGTGAATGCTGTGGCTGCAATTCATGATTATGGAGCGCCAATCATTATAGTAGACTTTGGTACAGCGACAACGTATTGTTATGTAAATGAGCATAGCCAGTATTTAGGAGGGGTGATTGCCCCGGGAATTGAAATTTCTACAGAGGCGCTCTATTCGAAGGCTGCTAAACTGCCCAGGATAGAGATTGTTCGTCCTGCCAATATCATTGGGAAGAATACAGTAAACGCTATGCAGTCCGGCGTTTTATATGGTTTTATTGGACAGGTAGAAGGAATTGTAACCAGGATAAAAAAACAGAGTAAGCAGAATCCTATGGTTATCGCTACTGGCGGAAGAGCATCTATGATTGCAAATGAAACATCCATAATTGATGTTGTCGATCCGTATTTAACATTAAAAGGTCTGCAAATCATCTATTCAAAGAATATACAACAATAA
- the lysS gene encoding lysine--tRNA ligase — MSNYEELNDQLKVRRDKMNRIQEMGIDPFGKRFERTHLAQEISNEYADVEKEDLEAKNAEVSIAGRIMTKRGKGKAGFAHIKDVSGQIQIYVRKDAIGEEAYELFTMADLGDIVGIKGTVFKTKVGELSIKVSQFTYLTKSLRPLPEKYHGLKDIEERYRKRYLDLITSEESQKTFVTRSRIIQAMRRYFDDQGFLEVETPMLHSIAGGASARPFITHHNALDMPMYMRIAIELHLKRLIVGGLEKVYEIGRVFRNEGVSTRHNPEFTMLELYEAYADYNDVMDLTENVIAYIAKEVLGTTVIPYGDYEVDLTPKWTRLHMVDAIKEYVGVDFWKETSVEEARALAKEHDVQITESMTYGHIVNEFFEQKIEEKLIQPTFIYGHPVEISPLAKKNEDDPRFTDRFELFIVGREHANAFTELNDPIDQRQRFEAQLKEREQGNDEAHMMDDDYIEALEYGMPPTGGLGIGMDRLIMLLTNSPSIRDVLLFPLMRHR; from the coding sequence ATGAGCAATTATGAAGAATTAAACGACCAATTAAAAGTCAGACGTGACAAAATGAACCGCATCCAAGAAATGGGCATAGATCCATTTGGCAAAAGATTCGAACGTACACATTTGGCTCAAGAAATTAGCAATGAATATGCAGATGTGGAAAAAGAGGATTTAGAAGCAAAGAATGCGGAAGTATCTATAGCTGGCAGAATTATGACAAAGCGTGGAAAAGGAAAAGCAGGCTTTGCTCATATTAAAGATGTGAGCGGTCAAATTCAAATATATGTGCGTAAAGATGCTATTGGGGAAGAAGCTTATGAGCTATTCACTATGGCTGACCTTGGCGATATTGTAGGTATTAAAGGAACGGTATTTAAAACTAAAGTGGGAGAGCTTTCTATAAAAGTAAGCCAGTTTACATATCTTACTAAGTCCCTTCGTCCTCTTCCGGAAAAATATCATGGATTAAAAGATATTGAAGAGCGCTATCGTAAGAGATATTTAGACTTAATTACAAGTGAAGAAAGCCAAAAAACATTTGTAACACGCAGTCGTATCATTCAAGCAATGAGACGTTACTTTGACGACCAAGGATTCCTTGAGGTTGAAACACCAATGCTTCATTCAATTGCTGGTGGTGCATCTGCACGTCCGTTTATAACGCATCATAATGCGCTTGATATGCCTATGTATATGCGTATTGCCATTGAATTACACTTGAAAAGGCTTATTGTTGGTGGTTTGGAAAAAGTATACGAAATCGGCCGAGTATTTAGAAATGAAGGAGTGTCCACAAGACATAATCCTGAGTTCACAATGCTTGAGCTTTACGAAGCTTATGCTGACTACAATGATGTAATGGACTTGACTGAAAATGTCATTGCTTATATTGCAAAAGAAGTTTTAGGAACAACTGTCATTCCTTACGGTGATTATGAAGTGGATTTAACACCAAAATGGACAAGACTTCATATGGTAGATGCAATTAAAGAATACGTAGGTGTAGATTTCTGGAAAGAAACATCAGTTGAAGAAGCGCGTGCGCTTGCTAAAGAACATGATGTCCAAATTACTGAATCTATGACATACGGTCATATTGTTAACGAATTCTTCGAGCAAAAAATCGAGGAGAAGTTAATACAACCAACCTTCATTTATGGTCATCCGGTAGAAATTTCTCCGTTGGCTAAAAAGAATGAGGATGATCCACGCTTTACTGATCGTTTTGAGTTATTTATCGTGGGACGTGAGCATGCGAACGCCTTCACTGAGCTAAATGATCCAATTGATCAGCGTCAACGCTTTGAAGCGCAATTAAAAGAGCGTGAACAAGGTAATGATGAAGCACATATGATGGACGATGATTATATAGAAGCATTGGAGTATGGTATGCCTCCAACAGGAGGTCTTGGAATTGGTATGGACCGTCTAATTATGCTACTAACTAATTCACCTTCAATTCGTGATGTACTGTTATTCCCGTTAATGAGACATAGATAA
- the folP gene encoding dihydropteroate synthase has product MELPQKKMILECGQYRLELGQSTKIMGILNITPDSFSDGGQFNKVEQAVLRAKEMIKAGADIIDIGGESTRPGHQRISSDEELERIIPVIKELTKEINVPISVDTYKADVAKEALHAGATIINDVWGAKGDEEMARVAADSGAPIILMHNRKQASYDHFLRDVLNDLYESIQIVKDAGVSNDKIVLDPGIGFAKSLEENLLMMRNLDILTSLGYPVLLGTSRKSMIGRTLDLPVEERMEGTGATICLGVQQGCQIIRVHDVKEMSRMARMMDAMLGKVKVNG; this is encoded by the coding sequence ATGGAACTACCACAAAAAAAGATGATTCTAGAATGTGGACAATATAGATTGGAACTTGGACAAAGCACTAAGATTATGGGAATTTTAAATATCACTCCGGATTCGTTTTCTGATGGAGGCCAGTTTAACAAAGTAGAACAAGCGGTTTTGCGTGCAAAGGAAATGATAAAAGCTGGAGCAGATATCATTGATATCGGTGGTGAGTCGACGAGACCTGGCCATCAGCGAATTTCGTCAGATGAAGAATTGGAGCGAATCATTCCTGTTATTAAGGAATTAACAAAAGAGATCAATGTACCGATCTCGGTAGATACATATAAAGCGGATGTGGCAAAAGAAGCACTTCATGCAGGGGCAACTATCATAAACGATGTTTGGGGAGCTAAAGGTGATGAGGAAATGGCCCGTGTTGCTGCCGATTCAGGCGCTCCGATCATCCTCATGCATAATCGTAAGCAGGCTTCCTATGATCATTTTTTGCGTGATGTTTTAAATGATTTATATGAAAGTATTCAGATTGTTAAAGATGCTGGAGTTAGTAACGATAAAATTGTGCTGGATCCAGGTATCGGCTTCGCGAAGTCACTGGAGGAGAACTTGCTGATGATGCGAAATTTAGACATATTGACCAGCCTGGGTTACCCCGTCTTATTGGGAACATCACGTAAATCAATGATCGGCAGAACACTTGATCTACCAGTAGAGGAAAGAATGGAAGGTACAGGGGCGACAATATGTTTAGGGGTTCAGCAGGGGTGTCAAATCATAAGGGTGCATGATGTGAAAGAGATGTCCCGTATGGCCCGTATGATGGATGCGATGCTTGGAAAGGTGAAAGTAAATGGATAA